Proteins from one Flavobacterium sp. N2038 genomic window:
- the sprA gene encoding cell surface protein SprA has translation MRKICIFLLVLFCGNVLQSQVNPATQDTTKTQFSVGKMELQDPPSILSAYKYDPITDRYIYTNTVDGFSINYPIILTPKEYEDLVLKESRRDYFKKKMDAIDGKKAGSEAAKKNLLPRYYINSGFFESIFGSNTIDVKPTGSVEMDLGVRYTKQDNPSFSPRNRSSLTFDFDQRISMSLMGKVGTRLEVNANYDTQSTFAFQNLFKLAYTPSEDDIIQKVEVGNVSMPLNSTLIRGAQSLFGVKTQLQFGRTTVTGVFSEQKSQTKSVVAEGGGTVQNFDLYALDYDNDRHFFLSQYFRNKYDASLKNYPVIDSRVQVTRIEVWVTNKQNRVSTTSNNLRNIIALQDLGEGQISGIPDNQVVVISSSTGFFNNPIDSPTENDNNKYDPAAIGQPGSYLNSNIREIVTAKSGFNNTNVSEGTDYSILENARKLTANEFTFNPQLGYISLQQRLANDEILAVAFEYTVGGKVYQVGEFGSDGLDATVVTGNNSSNQAIISQSLVLKMLKSNLTNVQNPVWNLMMKNVYQIPQAYQIKQDDFRMNILYTDPSPINYITPVQGTTFPTNPTPDNKVDQTPLLNVFNLDRLNYNNDPQTGGDGFFDYIPGITVDVQNGRIIFTTKEPFGELIFKKLQNSGSGEDYNNPSTYNANQQKYVFRNMYKNTQSGALQDSDKNKFLLRGKYKSSGSSGIPIGAFNVPQGSVVVMAAGRRLVEGIDYSVDYQLGRVQILDPSLQASNTPIEVSLENNSIFGQQTRRFIGFNVEHKISEKFVVGGTYLKMSEKPFTQKSSYGQESVNNTIFGFNGNYATEVPFFTRLVNKLPNIDTDVPSNLSVRGEVAFLKPDAPKASDFEGEATIYIDDFEGSQSTIDMRSAYAWSLASTPFVNSINDNTFNANSNTLEYGYKRAKLAWYTIDPVFYSSKPSGISNDDLSLNTTRRIYSKELYPNTDIAQGQIQVINTLDLTYFPSDRGAYNNNPNFSAGPASSNFGGIMRALNSTNFEQGNVEYIQFWVLDPYVGNAEAPANNTGKIYFNLGEISEDVLKDGRKQYENGLGPGQVMVNPQPLWGDVPASQSLIYAFDTNPDNRKNQDVGLDGLPDAKEGAVYTNYAGEEDPAADNYKYYLNTDGDVINRYKKYNGVENNSAVSVDDPNRGSTTLPDVEDINRDNTMSTINAYYEYSIDVKPGMQVGQNYITDIREVTNVELPNGSTTTARWIQFKIPVSQPQNTIGNITDFRSIRFMRMFMTGFNDQMTVRFGALDLVRGEWRRYTGTLDANDPNPDDDGVEFDVAAVNIQENSTKCPVNYVIPPGVQREQLYNNNTVINQNEQSLALRVGGAGLQYQDSRAVFKNVSVDMRQYKKLKMFLHAESLPNESALLDEEMVGFIRFGNDFTQNFYQIEIPLKVTQTGGSCSISPDLVWMDDNNIDLALDLLTRMKIKAMSIDINSDKRDINGIYYPDDDLSQSGGDGDSRLKLGIKGNPNFGLVRNLMVGVKSRADHKDIKGEVWFNELRMSDLENKGGMAALLNVDTNMADFATISATGKKSTIGFGSLEQGANERDREDIQQYNIVTNLNLGKLMPRKWGINLPFNYAIGEEVITPEYDPFNQDIKLDQLINETTDPNEKDNIRTRAVDYTKRKSINFIGVRKDRAPEQKPHVYDVENFTFSQSYNQVERHDYEVESYEDEQSNTAVNYAYTFQPKEVVPFKKNEFMKKSEYWKLLSDFNFNYLPSNISFNTNILRQSNRQQYRLVEVEGIGLDPLYRRNFAFNYQYGFGYNLTKSVKINYTAASNNIVKNYLNADNTPKEDFNIWDSYWDIGTPNQHVQQLVLNWDIPINKLPIFSFIKASYSYTADYSWQRSSTALSQFVDDTGTEYNLGNTIQNANSNTFTTTLNMNMLYKYLGLTPGAKKTAKTKPAAPPKPGEKVVNTAKPVVNNSPFYDGMIGVLTSVKNIQVNYTKNSGTVLPGYTPSVGFLGTAKPSLGFIFGSQDDVRYEAAKNGWLTNYENFNQNFTQVQNELLKITANIDLLPDLKIDLAMDRAYSKNSSEQYSVIDGEYTPLSPYSYGMFSISTVLIKTAFSTSNETQSAAFDDFRNNRLTIANRLAEDHYGAGVTIPRYGDANNPIPAEGDPNYAIYSSNVGYPIGFTKSNQAVLLPSFLAAYTGSNASSSSTDIFRSFPIPNWSIKYNGLMRYKYFKDRFKRFSLQHNYRASYTINQFRSNFDYNENPSGQDLNTNFFNKTIMSNVNLVEQFSPLVRVDFELKSSLRLLSEIKKDRALSMSFDNNLLTEVKGIEYLVGLGYRFKDVIFSSRLADSPTGIIKSDINIKADFSYRNNQTLVRYLDYDNNQLAAGQNIWTLKLTADYAFSKNLTAIFYYDHSFSKAVISTSFPLTNIRSGFTLRYNFGN, from the coding sequence ATGCGTAAAATTTGTATTTTTTTACTGGTTTTATTTTGCGGTAATGTTTTGCAATCGCAAGTAAATCCGGCGACTCAGGATACAACTAAAACTCAATTTTCTGTAGGAAAAATGGAGTTGCAAGACCCGCCAAGCATACTTTCGGCATATAAATATGATCCCATTACAGATCGTTATATCTACACCAATACAGTTGATGGTTTTTCGATCAACTATCCTATTATTTTAACTCCAAAAGAGTACGAAGATTTAGTTCTTAAAGAATCCAGAAGAGATTATTTTAAGAAAAAAATGGACGCTATTGATGGTAAAAAAGCAGGAAGTGAGGCAGCAAAGAAGAATTTGCTTCCGCGATATTACATTAATTCAGGTTTCTTCGAAAGCATCTTCGGAAGTAATACAATAGACGTAAAGCCCACGGGATCTGTAGAAATGGATTTGGGAGTTCGATACACCAAACAGGATAACCCATCATTTTCACCTAGAAACCGATCAAGCCTTACATTTGATTTTGACCAGAGAATCAGTATGAGTTTAATGGGGAAAGTAGGAACCAGATTAGAGGTAAATGCCAATTACGATACACAATCTACATTTGCTTTTCAAAACTTATTTAAGCTTGCTTATACACCCTCAGAAGATGATATTATTCAAAAAGTTGAGGTAGGTAACGTGAGTATGCCATTAAACAGTACCTTAATTCGAGGGGCTCAAAGTTTATTTGGTGTAAAGACCCAACTGCAATTTGGAAGAACAACTGTAACAGGTGTTTTCTCAGAACAAAAATCGCAAACAAAGAGTGTTGTAGCCGAAGGAGGTGGTACAGTTCAAAATTTTGATTTGTATGCTTTAGACTATGATAATGACCGACACTTTTTCTTGTCACAATACTTTAGAAATAAATACGATGCCTCTTTAAAAAACTATCCGGTTATAGATAGCCGTGTGCAGGTAACCAGAATAGAGGTATGGGTAACCAATAAACAAAACAGAGTAAGTACGACCAGTAATAACTTACGTAATATTATTGCACTTCAGGATTTAGGTGAAGGGCAAATTAGTGGTATTCCGGATAATCAGGTAGTTGTTATTAGTTCATCAACAGGTTTCTTTAATAACCCTATAGATTCTCCAACAGAAAATGATAACAATAAATATGATCCTGCTGCAATTGGCCAGCCTGGTTCCTATTTAAATTCAAACATAAGAGAAATTGTAACGGCAAAATCAGGATTCAATAATACAAACGTAAGTGAGGGAACCGATTACTCTATATTAGAAAATGCCCGTAAATTAACAGCGAATGAGTTTACTTTTAATCCGCAGTTAGGATATATTTCGTTACAGCAGCGTTTAGCAAATGATGAAATTTTAGCAGTTGCTTTTGAATATACTGTTGGAGGTAAAGTATATCAGGTAGGAGAATTTGGAAGTGATGGACTTGATGCTACAGTTGTAACAGGAAATAATAGTTCAAATCAGGCAATTATTTCACAAAGTTTGGTTTTAAAGATGTTGAAGAGCAATTTGACAAACGTTCAAAATCCGGTTTGGAACCTGATGATGAAAAACGTTTATCAAATTCCTCAGGCGTATCAAATTAAGCAGGATGATTTTAGAATGAATATTCTTTATACAGATCCTTCTCCAATAAATTATATTACGCCGGTTCAGGGAACAACTTTTCCAACAAACCCAACTCCGGATAATAAAGTAGATCAGACTCCTTTATTAAATGTATTTAATCTGGACAGACTAAATTATAATAATGATCCGCAAACAGGAGGAGATGGTTTCTTCGATTACATTCCGGGTATTACCGTTGACGTACAGAACGGACGAATCATTTTTACCACCAAAGAGCCTTTTGGGGAGCTGATATTTAAGAAACTGCAGAATTCCGGTTCCGGGGAGGATTATAATAATCCAAGTACTTATAATGCAAATCAGCAGAAGTATGTATTTAGAAATATGTATAAAAACACACAATCTGGCGCTTTGCAGGATAGTGATAAAAATAAATTCTTACTAAGAGGAAAATATAAATCATCAGGAAGTAGTGGTATTCCAATCGGGGCGTTCAACGTGCCGCAAGGATCTGTTGTAGTAATGGCAGCAGGAAGAAGATTGGTAGAAGGAATCGATTATAGTGTCGATTATCAATTAGGTCGTGTTCAGATTCTGGATCCGTCACTTCAGGCTTCAAATACACCAATCGAAGTTTCCTTAGAGAATAATTCCATTTTTGGACAACAAACCAGAAGATTTATAGGATTTAATGTTGAGCACAAAATTTCAGAGAAATTTGTAGTTGGAGGTACTTATTTAAAAATGAGTGAAAAACCTTTTACACAAAAATCCAGTTACGGACAAGAATCTGTAAATAATACAATTTTTGGGTTTAATGGTAATTATGCAACCGAAGTTCCTTTCTTTACCAGGCTGGTAAATAAATTGCCAAATATTGATACAGATGTTCCTTCTAATCTTTCGGTTCGTGGTGAAGTAGCATTTTTAAAACCAGATGCACCAAAAGCCAGTGATTTTGAGGGTGAAGCAACAATTTATATTGACGATTTTGAAGGCTCACAATCAACAATCGATATGCGATCGGCTTATGCGTGGAGTTTGGCCTCAACACCATTTGTAAATTCGATCAATGATAATACTTTTAATGCCAATTCAAATACGTTAGAGTATGGTTACAAACGTGCAAAACTGGCATGGTATACAATTGATCCTGTGTTTTACTCGTCTAAACCATCCGGAATTTCAAATGATGATTTGTCATTAAATACAACAAGAAGGATTTACAGTAAAGAATTATATCCAAATACAGATATTGCCCAAGGACAAATTCAGGTTATTAATACACTGGATTTAACTTATTTCCCATCAGACAGGGGAGCTTACAACAACAATCCAAATTTTAGTGCAGGTCCGGCCTCTTCTAATTTTGGTGGAATTATGCGTGCTTTAAATTCAACCAATTTTGAACAGGGGAATGTTGAGTATATTCAGTTTTGGGTACTTGATCCGTATGTTGGAAATGCCGAAGCACCTGCAAACAATACAGGAAAGATTTATTTTAACTTAGGTGAAATTTCTGAAGATGTTTTAAAAGACGGAAGAAAACAATATGAAAACGGGCTAGGACCAGGTCAGGTAATGGTTAATCCGCAACCGCTTTGGGGAGATGTTCCGGCTTCGCAATCGTTAATCTATGCTTTTGATACCAATCCGGATAACCGTAAAAATCAGGACGTAGGTTTAGATGGTTTACCAGATGCTAAGGAAGGAGCAGTTTATACGAATTATGCGGGAGAAGAAGATCCTGCGGCAGATAACTACAAGTATTATTTAAATACAGATGGAGATGTTATTAATCGTTATAAAAAATATAATGGAGTAGAAAATAACTCTGCGGTAAGTGTTGATGATCCAAACAGGGGATCTACAACTTTGCCGGATGTTGAAGATATTAATCGTGATAATACCATGAGTACCATCAATGCGTATTATGAATATAGTATTGATGTAAAACCAGGAATGCAGGTTGGGCAAAATTATATTACTGATATTCGTGAAGTCACTAATGTAGAGCTGCCAAACGGAAGTACAACAACCGCAAGATGGATTCAGTTTAAAATCCCGGTTTCACAGCCACAAAACACAATTGGAAATATTACAGATTTTAGGTCTATTCGTTTCATGCGTATGTTTATGACAGGTTTTAATGACCAGATGACGGTGCGTTTTGGAGCGTTAGATTTAGTAAGAGGAGAATGGAGAAGATATACAGGAACTCTTGACGCAAATGATCCAAATCCGGATGATGATGGAGTTGAATTTGATGTTGCAGCTGTTAATATTCAGGAAAATAGCACAAAATGTCCTGTGAACTATGTAATTCCTCCGGGAGTTCAAAGAGAGCAATTGTATAATAATAATACTGTTATCAATCAAAATGAGCAATCATTAGCCCTTAGGGTTGGTGGTGCAGGTTTACAATATCAGGATTCCAGAGCAGTTTTTAAAAATGTGAGCGTTGATATGCGTCAGTACAAAAAACTGAAAATGTTTTTACATGCAGAATCGTTGCCAAATGAAAGTGCATTATTAGACGAAGAAATGGTTGGTTTTATTCGTTTTGGTAATGACTTTACGCAAAACTTTTATCAGATCGAAATTCCATTAAAAGTGACACAAACCGGAGGAAGTTGTTCTATAAGTCCTGATTTAGTTTGGATGGATGATAACAATATTGATTTGGCGCTTGATTTACTGACCAGAATGAAAATTAAGGCCATGAGTATCGATATTAACTCTGATAAAAGAGATATTAATGGTATTTATTATCCGGATGATGATTTAAGTCAAAGCGGAGGAGATGGTGACAGCAGATTAAAACTGGGTATTAAAGGAAATCCAAATTTTGGTTTGGTCAGGAATTTAATGGTCGGAGTTAAAAGCAGGGCAGATCATAAAGACATTAAAGGAGAAGTTTGGTTTAATGAGCTTCGAATGTCTGATTTAGAAAACAAAGGTGGTATGGCAGCATTATTAAATGTTGATACCAATATGGCAGATTTTGCAACCATTTCTGCTACAGGAAAGAAGAGTACAATTGGATTTGGATCTTTAGAGCAAGGTGCAAACGAGAGAGATCGTGAAGATATTCAGCAGTATAATATTGTTACGAATTTGAATTTAGGAAAATTAATGCCTCGTAAATGGGGAATTAATTTACCTTTTAATTATGCTATTGGTGAAGAAGTTATTACTCCGGAATACGACCCTTTTAACCAGGATATCAAATTAGATCAGTTAATAAATGAAACTACTGATCCTAACGAAAAGGATAATATCAGAACCCGTGCAGTTGACTATACAAAGCGTAAGAGTATTAACTTTATAGGGGTTAGAAAAGACAGAGCTCCAGAGCAGAAACCGCATGTTTATGATGTTGAGAATTTTACTTTCTCGCAATCGTACAATCAGGTAGAGCGACATGATTATGAAGTAGAAAGCTATGAAGATGAGCAATCAAATACGGCCGTTAATTATGCTTATACTTTTCAGCCAAAAGAAGTGGTTCCGTTCAAGAAGAACGAATTCATGAAGAAAAGCGAGTACTGGAAATTATTAAGCGATTTTAACTTTAATTATCTGCCTTCAAATATTTCATTTAATACGAATATTTTAAGACAAAGTAACCGTCAGCAGTATCGATTGGTTGAAGTTGAAGGAATTGGTTTAGATCCGTTATACAGACGAAATTTTGCCTTTAATTATCAGTATGGTTTTGGATATAATTTGACAAAATCAGTAAAAATAAATTACACTGCGGCATCAAATAATATTGTAAAAAATTATCTGAACGCTGATAATACGCCTAAGGAAGATTTTAATATCTGGGATAGCTATTGGGATATCGGAACCCCAAATCAACATGTGCAGCAATTAGTTTTAAACTGGGATATACCAATTAATAAATTGCCAATTTTTAGTTTTATTAAAGCGAGTTATTCTTATACAGCAGATTATAGCTGGCAGCGTTCTTCGACTGCTTTGTCTCAATTTGTTGATGATACCGGAACAGAGTATAATCTTGGAAATACAATTCAGAATGCAAATTCAAATACATTTACGACAACGTTAAATATGAATATGCTGTATAAGTATTTAGGTTTAACTCCGGGAGCTAAGAAAACAGCTAAAACTAAACCGGCTGCACCGCCTAAGCCAGGAGAAAAAGTGGTGAACACAGCAAAACCTGTTGTAAACAATAGTCCGTTTTATGATGGAATGATTGGAGTTTTGACAAGTGTTAAAAACATTCAGGTTAATTATACTAAAAATAGCGGAACCGTTTTACCTGGATATACGCCAAGTGTTGGGTTCTTAGGAACAGCAAAACCAAGTTTAGGTTTTATTTTTGGAAGCCAGGATGATGTGCGTTACGAGGCTGCAAAGAATGGCTGGTTGACAAATTATGAAAATTTCAATCAGAACTTTACGCAGGTGCAAAACGAACTTTTAAAGATCACGGCAAATATAGATTTGCTTCCTGATTTAAAAATAGATTTGGCAATGGATCGTGCATATTCTAAAAATTCATCAGAACAATATAGCGTTATCGATGGGGAATATACGCCATTATCGCCTTACAGTTATGGAATGTTTTCTATTTCAACGGTTTTAATAAAGACCGCTTTTTCTACCAGTAATGAGACACAATCTGCGGCATTTGATGATTTTAGAAATAACCGATTAACTATTGCAAATCGTCTTGCCGAAGATCATTATGGTGCAGGAGTTACAATACCAAGATATGGTGATGCAAACAATCCTATTCCGGCAGAAGGAGATCCGAACTATGCTATTTATTCATCAAATGTTGGATACCCAATTGGTTTTACAAAAAGTAATCAGGCTGTTTTGCTGCCTTCGTTTTTAGCGGCTTATACAGGAAGTAATGCATCAAGTAGCTCAACAGATATTTTTAGAAGTTTTCCTATTCCAAACTGGAGTATTAAGTATAATGGTTTAATGCGTTATAAGTATTTTAAAGACAGATTTAAACGTTTTTCTTTGCAGCATAATTATAGAGCATCTTATACGATCAATCAGTTTAGGTCTAATTTTGATTACAATGAAAACCCTTCAGGGCAAGATTTAAATACAAATTTCTTTAATAAAACGATCATGTCAAATGTCAATTTAGTAGAGCAGTTTAGTCCTTTGGTTCGAGTAGATTTCGAATTAAAAAGCTCTTTGCGTTTACTAAGTGAAATTAAAAAAGACAGAGCATTATCGATGAGTTTTGATAATAACTTGTTGACAGAAGTAAAAGGTATTGAGTATTTAGTAGGTTTAGGGTATCGTTTTAAAGATGTTATATTCTCGTCAAGATTGGCAGATAGTCCAACCGGAATTATAAAAAGTGATATCAACATTAAAGCTGATTTCTCGTATAGAAATAACCAGACATTGGTGCGTTATTTAGATTATGATAACAATCAATTGGCGGCAGGTCAAAATATCTGGACATTAAAACTTACGGCAGATTACGCCTTTAGTAAGAACCTTACGGCTATATTTTATTACGATCATTCGTTCTCAAAAGCTGTAATATCAACATCGTTTCCGTTAACTAATATTAGATCAGGATTTACACTTCGTTACAATTTTGGAAATTAA